One part of the Sorangiineae bacterium MSr11954 genome encodes these proteins:
- a CDS encoding universal stress protein, with amino-acid sequence MPGAHGRSGGSGRGVEAFGAAAAAQLVMGTHGRQGIARMLLGSVAERVVRTAPCPVLTVAPADPDEA; translated from the coding sequence GTGCCCGGTGCTCACGGTCGCTCCGGCGGATCCGGACGAGGCGTAGAGGCGTTCGGCGCCGCGGCGGCCGCGCAACTCGTGATGGGAACGCACGGCCGCCAGGGAATTGCACGCATGCTGCTCGGCAGCGTCGCCGAGCGCGTGGTCCGCACCGCCCCGTGCCCGGTGCTCACGGTCGCTCCGGCGGATCCGGACGAGGCGTAG
- a CDS encoding universal stress protein produces the protein MNLPTHILVPTDFSPTADEALDYAIVLAAKLGASITVVHAYDVAAVSGAHVRANAQSALDAALAKRQGAGVSLKSLLKSGNPLDTIPDVAREIGAELIVMGTHGRQGIARMLLGSVAERVVRTAPCPVLTVAPADPDEA, from the coding sequence ATGAACCTCCCCACCCATATCCTCGTTCCCACGGACTTCAGCCCCACGGCCGATGAGGCGTTGGACTACGCGATCGTCCTCGCCGCCAAACTGGGCGCGAGCATCACCGTCGTGCACGCTTACGACGTCGCCGCCGTGTCCGGCGCCCATGTGCGCGCCAACGCGCAATCGGCGCTCGATGCGGCGCTGGCCAAGCGCCAAGGCGCGGGGGTCTCGCTCAAGTCGCTCCTCAAGAGCGGCAACCCGCTCGACACCATCCCCGACGTCGCGCGCGAGATCGGCGCCGAGTTGATCGTGATGGGGACGCACGGCCGCCAGGGAATTGCACGCATGCTGCTCGGCAGCGTCGCCGAGCGCGTGGTCCGCACCGCCCCGTGCCCGGTGCTCACGGTCGCTCCGGCGGATCCGGACGAGGCGTAG
- the kynU gene encoding kynureninase: MITRDEALARDADDPLAHVRERFAPGNGDVIYLDGNSLGRPPRATIERIRRAMDEEWAGELVGAWDHWIELAREAGDVIAGIVGARRGEVVVSDSTSVNLYKLAAAALDARSERRIIVTDANDFPTDQYIVQGLAQARGLELRPIPADLDGGITLAQVRQALDADVALVALSHVAYRSGAIADIAGITAAAHGAGALTLWDLCHSAGAVPIDLAGTGADLAVGCTYKHLNAGPGAPAFLYVRSDLQARLRQPIWGWFGQRDQFEMAADYAPVEGIERFLAGTPPVLSLYGVLEGAQISAEAGVDAIFAKARGLTSLAVTLFEEWLAPLGFTLASPRDERARGAHIALAHPQAWPLCQAWKAAGVIPDFRTPDRLRIGVAPLYTRYIDVYDAFARLRTIAETRAYESYPRARSRVT, encoded by the coding sequence GTGATCACCCGTGACGAGGCGCTCGCGCGCGATGCCGACGATCCGCTAGCGCACGTTCGCGAGCGGTTTGCGCCGGGGAACGGCGATGTCATCTACCTGGACGGCAATTCGCTGGGGCGGCCGCCGCGGGCTACGATCGAGCGAATCCGCCGGGCGATGGACGAGGAGTGGGCGGGCGAGCTGGTGGGCGCTTGGGACCACTGGATCGAGCTCGCGCGCGAGGCCGGCGACGTGATCGCGGGCATCGTGGGGGCTCGCCGCGGTGAGGTCGTGGTCTCCGACTCCACGAGCGTCAACCTGTACAAGCTCGCCGCTGCGGCGCTGGACGCGCGGAGCGAGCGGCGGATCATCGTCACCGACGCCAACGACTTTCCCACGGATCAATACATCGTGCAGGGGCTCGCCCAGGCGCGGGGGCTCGAGCTGCGGCCCATTCCGGCGGATCTCGACGGAGGGATCACGCTCGCGCAGGTGCGGCAAGCGCTCGACGCGGACGTCGCGCTGGTCGCGCTCTCGCACGTCGCGTACCGCTCGGGCGCCATCGCCGACATCGCGGGGATCACGGCGGCCGCGCACGGCGCGGGCGCGCTCACCTTGTGGGATCTTTGCCACTCGGCGGGCGCGGTGCCGATCGATCTCGCGGGGACGGGCGCGGATCTGGCCGTAGGTTGTACGTACAAGCATCTCAACGCCGGCCCCGGCGCGCCCGCGTTTCTGTACGTTCGCTCGGATTTGCAAGCGCGCCTTCGACAGCCCATTTGGGGCTGGTTCGGCCAGCGCGACCAGTTCGAAATGGCGGCCGACTACGCGCCGGTGGAGGGCATCGAGCGCTTCCTCGCGGGCACGCCGCCCGTGCTCTCGCTCTACGGCGTGCTGGAGGGCGCGCAGATCAGCGCGGAGGCGGGCGTGGATGCGATCTTCGCCAAGGCACGCGGGCTGACGTCCCTCGCGGTGACGCTCTTCGAGGAATGGCTCGCGCCGCTGGGGTTCACCTTGGCGTCACCGCGGGACGAGCGCGCGCGTGGGGCGCACATCGCGTTGGCGCATCCCCAGGCGTGGCCACTGTGTCAGGCGTGGAAGGCGGCCGGGGTCATTCCGGACTTCCGCACGCCCGATCGCCTGCGCATCGGCGTGGCGCCTCTCTACACGCGCTACATCGATGTTTACGATGCGTTCGCGCGCCTGCGCACCATCGCCGAGACGCGCGCGTACGAGAGCTATCCGAGGGCGCGCTCGCGCGTGACATGA
- a CDS encoding TonB-dependent receptor: protein MKSRFSRTFYLSTAALSASIVLVAPAPARAQQGAAVLTGKVVDAASKKGAADVVVTVTSPALQGEQIVTTDNTGTYRIPSLPPGVYTLHLDKEGYKAYQRDEIQLRADATIRLDADLLPEGLKAEEVVVVAHAPTVDVGSTTSGANINSDFTSRIPVTNPGARGGAQRTFESVAEAAPGASADRYGTSINGTTSPENSYVIDGLRTNGSRYGVNGSPLSIEFVKEVNVLSGGYLPEYGKSTGGILNVVTKSGSNEYHGSVWANWTPGALEGSRKSPFFFGTSIQTRRSLGNVYDVGFDQSGPIVQDKLWYYVGFDVSRAIYNLDRSIYRYDTGEDGSLQGASELPGTTQRFAATSTSYQLFGKLDLRINQNNKLALSFAATPTFAGGGGDFSVSPTSGQVEGTLSEFNIDGTYGRLARVRRSGAYDTILKWTTDFDNKSKSIETVLGWHHELGGNIGADGFGVGSGLGLSAVPSVTLRRNPSYHGIEEFENTPGCGRRPITAGSLAGGTQATCPVLQYRTGGPGFMDEQVLDTFAAKSVLTVLAQGLGHHVIKAGAEFELSSSWASRGSSGGRTFTESASGTRYDTGGGYGHLSSPDNGLLLDRVVTRSHSVSIGGFIQDSWSIADKVTLNIGVRYDNQFLFGTDGKLFITLPHQISPRIGLIFDPLQNGRSKLFVSYARFYESVPLNMLDRGVEPTTSKSTNLNTCNPLDVSQAQRVCHADSARRVWPAVGGKQGITNTPDRVFSTYGAGKRVVDPDLSPQSMSELSGGGEYELVKNGRIGLTYVRRWMNNVIEDMSNDESATFFVGNPGKGIASGFPEARRDYDSGTVYFAKTFADDWLAQVSYTLSWLRGNIAGLYKPDTGQLDPNSNATFDLKSILVNQSGDLPGDHRHSIKVYAAKDFKIGRTSVAQVGGSVQARSGGPTNYLGAHPIYGADEVFILGRGAGERLPWNANVGTHLGYGWRFENGMSLSFTVDIFNLLNFQGSLSTDERYTRNEVYAVTNGTRSDLPGNVRQVAGGTLDPKSVNPNFGNANAYQEPRQFRFGVRGSF from the coding sequence GTCTACACCCTGCACCTCGATAAAGAGGGCTACAAAGCTTATCAGCGCGACGAGATTCAGCTCCGCGCCGACGCCACCATCCGCCTCGACGCCGATCTCCTCCCCGAGGGGCTCAAGGCCGAAGAGGTGGTCGTCGTGGCGCACGCGCCGACGGTCGACGTGGGGTCGACCACGAGCGGCGCCAACATCAACAGCGACTTCACGTCACGCATCCCGGTGACCAACCCCGGCGCGCGCGGCGGCGCCCAGCGGACGTTCGAGTCGGTCGCGGAGGCCGCACCCGGGGCCAGCGCCGACCGTTACGGCACCTCGATCAACGGCACGACGTCGCCCGAGAACTCGTACGTCATCGACGGCCTGCGCACCAACGGCTCGCGCTACGGGGTCAACGGCTCACCGCTCTCGATCGAGTTCGTCAAAGAGGTGAACGTCCTCTCCGGCGGCTACCTGCCCGAGTACGGAAAATCGACGGGCGGCATCCTCAACGTCGTCACCAAGTCGGGCTCCAACGAGTACCACGGCTCGGTGTGGGCCAACTGGACCCCGGGCGCGCTGGAGGGCTCGCGCAAATCGCCCTTCTTCTTCGGCACCTCCATCCAGACCCGGCGCTCCCTGGGCAACGTCTACGACGTGGGCTTCGATCAGAGCGGCCCGATCGTGCAGGACAAGCTCTGGTACTACGTGGGCTTCGACGTCTCGCGCGCCATCTACAACCTGGATCGAAGCATTTACCGGTACGACACCGGCGAGGATGGGAGCCTGCAAGGCGCCTCGGAGCTCCCCGGCACCACGCAAAGGTTCGCGGCCACGTCGACCTCGTACCAGCTCTTCGGAAAGCTCGATCTCCGGATCAACCAAAACAACAAACTGGCGCTCAGCTTCGCGGCCACGCCGACCTTCGCAGGCGGGGGCGGTGATTTTTCGGTGAGCCCCACCTCCGGCCAAGTGGAGGGGACGCTCAGCGAATTCAACATCGACGGCACCTACGGGCGCCTGGCGCGCGTGCGCCGCTCCGGCGCCTACGACACGATTTTGAAGTGGACCACGGACTTCGACAACAAGTCGAAGAGCATCGAGACGGTGCTGGGGTGGCACCACGAGCTGGGTGGCAACATCGGCGCCGATGGCTTCGGGGTCGGGAGCGGCTTGGGGTTGTCGGCCGTCCCCTCGGTCACGCTCCGCCGCAACCCGAGCTACCACGGCATCGAAGAGTTCGAGAACACACCCGGGTGCGGCCGTCGCCCCATCACCGCGGGCTCCTTGGCGGGGGGCACCCAGGCCACGTGCCCGGTGCTCCAATACCGCACGGGCGGCCCCGGCTTCATGGACGAGCAAGTCCTCGACACCTTCGCCGCCAAGAGCGTGCTCACGGTGCTGGCGCAAGGCCTCGGCCACCATGTCATCAAGGCCGGCGCCGAGTTCGAGCTCTCCTCGTCGTGGGCCAGCCGCGGCTCGTCCGGCGGCCGCACCTTCACGGAGTCGGCCAGCGGCACCCGCTACGACACCGGAGGCGGCTATGGCCACCTCTCGAGCCCCGACAACGGCCTTCTGCTCGATCGCGTGGTCACCCGCTCCCACTCCGTGAGCATCGGCGGCTTCATTCAAGACAGCTGGTCGATCGCCGACAAAGTCACCCTGAACATCGGTGTCCGCTACGACAACCAGTTCCTCTTCGGCACCGACGGGAAGCTCTTCATCACGCTCCCGCACCAAATATCCCCGCGCATCGGCCTCATCTTCGATCCGCTGCAGAACGGCCGCTCGAAGCTCTTCGTGAGCTACGCGCGCTTCTACGAGAGCGTGCCTCTGAACATGCTGGACCGCGGGGTCGAGCCCACGACCTCCAAGTCGACCAACCTCAATACGTGCAACCCGCTGGACGTGTCGCAAGCCCAGCGCGTATGCCACGCCGACTCGGCGCGCCGGGTGTGGCCCGCGGTCGGCGGCAAACAAGGCATTACCAATACACCGGACCGCGTCTTCTCGACCTACGGCGCGGGCAAGCGGGTGGTCGACCCCGATCTCAGCCCGCAATCGATGAGCGAGTTGAGCGGCGGGGGCGAGTACGAGCTCGTCAAGAACGGCCGCATCGGTCTGACCTATGTCCGAAGGTGGATGAACAACGTCATCGAGGACATGAGCAACGACGAGAGCGCCACGTTCTTCGTCGGCAATCCGGGCAAGGGCATCGCCAGCGGCTTCCCCGAAGCGCGCCGCGATTACGATTCAGGGACGGTCTACTTCGCAAAGACGTTTGCCGATGATTGGCTCGCGCAGGTGAGCTACACCTTGTCGTGGCTGCGCGGCAACATCGCGGGGCTCTACAAGCCGGACACGGGGCAGCTCGATCCGAATTCGAACGCGACATTCGACTTGAAGTCGATCCTGGTCAATCAATCCGGCGATCTCCCGGGCGACCACCGCCATAGCATCAAGGTGTATGCGGCCAAGGATTTCAAGATCGGGCGCACGTCGGTTGCCCAGGTGGGCGGCTCCGTGCAAGCGCGTTCGGGCGGGCCCACGAACTACCTGGGCGCACACCCCATTTACGGCGCGGACGAGGTGTTCATTCTAGGGCGCGGCGCCGGTGAGCGTCTGCCGTGGAACGCCAATGTCGGTACGCACCTGGGGTATGGGTGGCGGTTCGAGAACGGAATGTCGCTGTCGTTCACGGTCGACATCTTCAACTTGCTCAACTTCCAAGGCTCGTTGAGCACGGACGAGCGTTACACGCGAAACGAGGTTTACGCGGTGACGAACGGGACGCGATCGGACCTTCCCGGGAACGTGCGCCAGGTGGCGGGGGGGACGCTCGATCCGAAGTCGGTCAATCCGAACTTCGGGAACGCCAACGCGTACCAGGAGCCGCGGCAGTTCCGGTTTGGGGTGCGGGGGAGCTTCTGA